The sequence AAGATGGCTGACTTGCCTCCTGCTCGACTCCGTTTGTTCAAGCCAGCATTTTATTCCACTGGGATGGACTGCTTTGGGCCATTCCAGGTGAAGATTGGCAGGCGTACAGAAAAACGGTGgggtattatatttaaatgcctTACCACTCGAGCAGTGCATCTGGACGTACTCACCTCCATTGATACAGATGCCTTCTTGATGGCTGTACGAAGGTTTACCGCACGCCGTGGTACCCCTGCTGAGCTTTACTCAGACCAAGGGACAAATTTcagaggaggagagaaagagttGAGAGAGGCTTTCTCTGTTATGAGTACTGACCTGCAAGGTTTGCTGGCGAAACATCAGATCAACTTTCACTTCAATCCTCCAACAGCTCCACACTTTGGAGGAGTGTGGGAGCGAGAGATTCGCTCTGTGAAAGCAGCACTTAGCACCACAATTGGAGCACAGAGCGTTCCCGAGGAAGTACTCAGAACAGTTTTAATTGAGGTGGAAGCGATCTTGAATTCTAAACCGTTGGGGTATGTGTCATCCAACATCTCAGATGTTGACCCAATAACACCAAATCATCTTCTGATGGGGCGGCCCAGTAGTTCATTTCCGCAAGTTGTCTACCAAGATTCTGAACGCCTAAGCCGCAGACGGTGGAGACAAAGTCAGATACTGGTGGATCACTTCTGGGCCAAGTTTATAAGTTACTACTTACCTGGTCTGCAGCTGAGGCAGAAATGGCAAGGAACTACTGCGGATCTTACAGAGGGGTCTGTCGTGATGATGGTTGATCCCCAATTGCCAAGGGCTCTATGGTTAGTTGGCAAAGTGGTGAGGGTGTTTCCTAGTGCTGATGGACATGTAAGAGCAGCTGAGGTGAAAGTCGATAACAAGAGTTTTACCAGACCTGTGGTAAGGTTAATTAAGCTGCCTGAACTGCCTAATGATGATTAAAATTCAATTGGAACACATTTACACTGCAAATGTGGGGGCGGCTGTTACAAAGGTAGCGCAAAAGCGCCATCTAGTGGCTTTTAGTAGATGTGCTGGAAGTGATTGCACATGACAATAACAGCTACGCCACAGGAAAACTGTTCCTGAAGTCGCGATGCAGTGTTGGGgttaattattaataactgtGTGCGTCCATTTGAGAAAAGTGAGTCTCTAATTTTTCATCATTTGTTtaagatttattatatatgtgAATATCTAGAAATAATCGAGTATTTGGGTAATACATCCACTCGATAGAATTGATGAGTCATGCCATATCGTTAGTATTGGATGAACGTCATTGTAAAATGTTCATGCACGTTGTTTGTTAGAGATTGAAGTGTTGCTCTTGGATTATTGAAACACATACCTTATTATTTGTTATGTACAATTTAATAAGTGAAGAAATTGTGACTTCTAAGTTATGATTCAGCCTGGTTAAGCTGTTGTATTGTGCTAGACATGATGCTTAGCTAATCCACATCAATAATTATGCTTTATGTAACATTGattactgttttgtttatttgcagccacacacacacaaccaacatGCTTATGATTATGATCTAAATCTACCATCTCCATAAACATAAGCTGAGTGCCAACTGCTGCATCCAACTTTGTACCTATATTGTAAAGTGTGGCAATGTTGCTGTCGAATGTATGTCTGTGCTGCTGAAGAAAGTTCAGTAAACTGTTCAAACTGATTCCTGCCTCCTGTCCTGCGTTCTGACAGACGCTCCAAGGCGAGAACTATAACCTCCTAAGCACCTGTGGTCCTTTCTCTCAAACAAGTAGTCTTAAGCTTTGACTTAAGTGTAAAAAGACTCTTAGAAAAAAGTAAGACTTTTCTAAGAGTAGGAGACTTCTATAAAGAAGCTAAAAATGACTTTAAGTCTAAGACTGATTCTTAAGTGCTGACTGTGGTGACACTTAAGGACTACAATGATGTCAACACAAAATGGCTGACCTTGACCTTGACCTCCGACCTCAGTCAATCGTGAGCTCATCTAAAGCTACAGCAGCACAACACTGATAATTTAAAGTAAGTACAATAAAGTCATTCCATCAAGACACTGAAATagtctaatattttaatttattttttaaatgacttgcaGTGTGCAAAATTATCACTTCCTGTTGGTTTACAGTTAGAGCAATGATGTAAACATGAGTTAcatctgtgtgtatttatactaTACTGCTATAAATTTAGCTAGCTCCTGTGTTTGTGTCCTGCCTTTATCTCTGTGAATGTTTTTGGATTAGTCTACTCATTCACCGACAGTTCGGTTCTGTCTGTTGTCTTTTCTGTGCTACTAGATCCTGCTTTCATCTGCAGGACAACACTGACAAACTTCTGGCACTAGCATTTGGACCTTGAGTTTTCATCCTTGACAAGTTGACTAGCCCAAAATAaataagcatgttacatgaaagcATGCTTTGCTTTTGCAGTACAAttaagtgctatatatatattttttttttatgtggacaAAGTGCTACTAATGACATAGTAAAAGTGTACTTGATCGTACTATGTATATAAAAGTGTATGTGAATATCATATAGCCGAACTGGAATATTAGTTACAATAAATTTGaagtcaattaataataataaaaaaaaaatgtggggaatacattatacatacattttggacattttatatcattcttatattttaaatacttcaCAAGTCCGTTTTCTACAGGTGTGATGAGTAATTTTAACAGTGTATAAAAGATGGGTTCAAGTGTACTACAGGTGGTGACTAAATACATTGTTAAAAACCTGTTTTAGTTCATTTCCATGCGGACTCAAAATAGCTCAGTTGAGTACACATAGATGTTGGTATCTTAAGTAAAGAATAGTTTTTACTACAAAATTAGtgtgaaaataaagcactttaagaACATTATGGAAGTATTCTGAAAGAAAGTGTGTTTTAGTGGACTTTTTCACCTTGGTTACTTGTATGATCGTGTTAGCTATAATGTTTCTGCACTAATCTGAAAGTGAAAACCACAATAAAGTACATTGATGCAGTACTGCTGCGATCGTAAGTTTACTTGAAACCAAATTTACAATTGGCCACGAAGGAAAAATTTTTTTACAGCTCACCGGAAGGCATTTAGTTCTTCCTGTAACCTATACATGTGTGTATTCTGACAAATCTAGAGCATTttgttcttcatttattattctCATGTTGGCAATAttggagaagaacagaaaaagCTTATTACTCTCTCATCAAGAGAAAGTAGGTCACCACATTAACTCGGTGTCAAACATAACTCTGCAAACataacttcctttttttttcagtttaaagccTTCAACTATATGACACGAGGTGTAATCTAGTTCCTAAACCCAAGACAGATGTTCGGTTGGTAACTGAGGCCCATTCTGTTGAATTATGATTACAAagaatttgcttttgttttgcccAAAGTTTTAGTAATAGATTCAATAACTTGACAAAAAGACATATGTAATAATTCTCATTGATTATTCTGATCTAGTTAAAAGATAGTTTTATGCActatttatagattttataatTAGTAGAATATTTAGGAAATGAAAAGCCTGTCGAACAGAAatagttttgttaaattaatcatttttaaattaagttcGTTGAATGAATAACTTAAAACGAGGTaacgaattattattattgtgggaACAATTAAGTAAAACGATGGACATTTTTTttatcgtgcacacgatttactgaAAACGAATTAATATTGATTATTTcactatgtatttaaaaatgaggGAAATACGTGTGGTATCGTGCGTGATTTAACTTAAAACGGGGGACAAATTAAATCCCGCGCACTATATACTGGGTTCCAT comes from Carassius auratus strain Wakin chromosome 3, ASM336829v1, whole genome shotgun sequence and encodes:
- the LOC113055301 gene encoding uncharacterized protein LOC113055301 → MADLPPARLRLFKPAFYSTGMDCFGPFQVKIGRRTEKRWGIIFKCLTTRAVHLDVLTSIDTDAFLMAVRRFTARRGTPAELYSDQGTNFRGGEKELREAFSVMSTDLQGLLAKHQINFHFNPPTAPHFGGVWEREIRSVKAALSTTIGAQSVPEEVLRTVLIEVEAILNSKPLGYVSSNISDVDPITPNHLLMGRPSSSFPQVVYQDSERLSRRRWRQSQILVDHFWAKFISYYLPGLQLRQKWQGTTADLTEGSVVMMVDPQLPRALWLVGKVVRVFPSADGHVRAAEVKVDNKSFTRPVVRLIKLPELPNDD